In a single window of the Gracilimonas sp. genome:
- a CDS encoding serine hydrolase domain-containing protein produces MGTFLLKNKIKVHHLLDHSSGIYSFNNDLRYVNTYIGSKAADGISWTPEQLIELAHTGDAEPQGKPGSGHYYSDTNTILLGLIIEKISGVSFRQYLKSTIIDPLELRNTGFYGTQTDTGSIEVSPTV; encoded by the coding sequence TTGGGGACATTCCTTTTAAAAAATAAAATAAAAGTCCATCATTTATTAGATCATTCAAGCGGAATATACAGTTTTAATAACGACCTGCGATATGTGAATACCTACATCGGGAGCAAAGCAGCGGATGGCATTAGCTGGACACCGGAACAGTTGATTGAACTAGCACATACCGGTGATGCTGAACCACAGGGCAAACCGGGCTCGGGTCACTATTATTCGGATACGAATACAATTCTTCTCGGTCTGATCATCGAAAAAATTTCAGGTGTTTCTTTTCGTCAGTATCTCAAGAGTACCATAATCGACCCGTTGGAACTTCGAAATACCGGGTTCTATGGCACCCAAACCGATACCGGAAGCATCGAAGTTTCCCCAACAGTTTAG
- a CDS encoding type II toxin-antitoxin system RelE/ParE family toxin — protein sequence MIKSFGDKATSDLFHGNSSSKVRKLPTQILDSAIYKLDILNAATSLDDLRSPPGNRLEALRGDYKGYHSIRINAQWRIVFRWQDSSAFDVGIVDYH from the coding sequence ATGATCAAATCATTCGGAGATAAAGCAACATCAGATCTGTTTCATGGAAATTCGAGCAGTAAAGTTCGAAAGTTACCTACTCAAATCCTTGATTCAGCGATCTACAAATTAGATATACTGAATGCTGCCACTTCTCTAGATGATTTACGATCACCTCCAGGCAACAGATTAGAAGCACTGCGTGGAGATTATAAAGGATATCACAGTATTAGAATTAATGCCCAATGGAGAATCGTTTTTCGTTGGCAAGATTCCAGTGCATTTGATGTAGGCATTGTCGATTATCATTAG
- a CDS encoding Imm27 family immunity protein translates to MKKEIGPEESKISGGWIETEDGFSKDETYNRIEYLTENYLEKLAVDKSGWEILYRAPNDGRFWVKWFPQSEMHGGGPPELKVIEANEAKKKFSHG, encoded by the coding sequence ATGAAGAAAGAGATTGGCCCAGAGGAAAGTAAAATTTCAGGTGGCTGGATAGAAACCGAAGATGGGTTCTCTAAGGATGAAACCTATAATAGAATTGAATACTTGACGGAGAACTATTTGGAAAAATTGGCAGTCGACAAATCAGGCTGGGAAATTTTATATCGCGCCCCCAATGATGGTAGATTCTGGGTTAAGTGGTTTCCTCAAAGTGAAATGCACGGCGGTGGTCCACCAGAACTCAAAGTCATTGAAGCTAATGAAGCCAAAAAGAAATTCTCGCACGGCTAA
- a CDS encoding HigA family addiction module antitoxin translates to MIPQNRITTHPGTILLKEYIEPMELTQKELADHLDIPIQRINEIVRGKRGISSDTAWLLSKAFNTSPEFWLNLQAMHDLSSHRPSKEIAPIKAAQA, encoded by the coding sequence ATGATTCCACAAAACAGAATAACTACACATCCCGGGACGATTTTATTGAAAGAGTACATTGAACCAATGGAATTAACGCAGAAGGAATTAGCCGACCATTTGGATATTCCTATCCAGCGAATTAATGAAATTGTACGCGGGAAAAGAGGCATTTCTTCGGATACCGCTTGGCTGTTATCGAAAGCGTTCAATACCTCTCCTGAGTTTTGGTTAAATCTGCAGGCTATGCATGATTTATCCTCACATCGACCAAGCAAAGAAATTGCTCCAATTAAAGCTGCTCAGGCATAA
- a CDS encoding serine hydrolase domain-containing protein, whose translation MSIHTKNRKRLLFLVVAGLTFVACSNREYQEVLESGIEQGYPGIIVGIQQGDNKPWIGSEGLASIEDQTPMRADDRFHIASVTKLFTSVAVLKLIDEGRLSLQSSVDTLLPNSLIGDIPFKK comes from the coding sequence ATGTCTATACATACAAAAAATAGGAAGCGCTTGTTGTTTCTGGTAGTGGCTGGGCTGACTTTTGTTGCCTGTTCAAATCGTGAGTATCAGGAAGTACTGGAAAGTGGAATAGAGCAAGGATATCCGGGTATCATTGTGGGTATTCAGCAGGGGGATAATAAACCGTGGATAGGGAGTGAAGGATTGGCAAGTATTGAAGACCAAACGCCCATGCGTGCAGATGACCGGTTCCATATTGCCAGCGTAACAAAATTGTTTACATCGGTAGCGGTTTTAAAACTCATCGATGAGGGCAGGTTATCCCTGCAAAGTTCGGTTGATACGTTGCTGCCCAATTCCCTGATTGGGGACATTCCTTTTAAAAAATAA
- a CDS encoding TatD family hydrolase translates to MIDTHSHIYLPKFDEDRDAVNQRAVEAGVKAILMPAIDFQSLEQMEKLSHPEIDFYKMAGIHPCDVESLPDDFEEELLRLCSRDDIYGVGETGLDYYWSTDHIEEQKRSLRLHCKVAKQVQKPIIIHNRESTGDVLDILEDEQDGRLTGIWHCFNGTVEEGKRAIGFGFHLGIGGVVTFKNGGVDKTVAQLPLDKMVLETDAPYLSPAPKRGKRNEPAFMKYTAQKLADIFDRSPEEIDAQTTETAKQLFGI, encoded by the coding sequence GTGATAGACACCCATTCCCATATATACCTTCCCAAATTTGATGAAGACCGTGACGCTGTAAACCAGCGAGCCGTGGAAGCAGGCGTGAAAGCAATCCTGATGCCAGCTATCGACTTCCAATCGCTGGAGCAGATGGAGAAGCTGAGTCACCCCGAAATTGACTTCTATAAAATGGCCGGAATTCATCCCTGTGACGTGGAAAGCCTGCCGGATGATTTTGAGGAGGAATTATTGAGGCTTTGTTCTCGGGACGACATTTACGGAGTGGGAGAGACCGGACTGGATTACTACTGGAGCACCGATCACATAGAGGAACAGAAGCGAAGCCTTCGATTGCACTGCAAAGTGGCAAAGCAGGTGCAAAAGCCGATCATCATTCATAACCGGGAAAGTACCGGCGATGTGTTGGATATCCTGGAAGACGAGCAGGACGGCCGCCTGACCGGTATCTGGCACTGTTTTAACGGAACAGTGGAAGAAGGGAAGCGGGCCATCGGCTTTGGCTTTCATCTGGGGATTGGCGGTGTGGTGACCTTCAAAAACGGCGGAGTAGATAAAACCGTAGCTCAGCTGCCACTGGACAAGATGGTTCTGGAAACCGACGCTCCGTATCTGTCGCCCGCCCCAAAGCGAGGGAAACGCAACGAACCGGCCTTCATGAAATACACCGCCCAAAAGCTCGCCGATATTTTTGATAGGAGCCCGGAAGAAATAGATGCCCAAACCACGGAGACGGCAAAGCAGTTATTTGGGATTTGA
- a CDS encoding TrkA C-terminal domain-containing protein, with product MIAIISLLVIISLSILITRIAATALIQTGLSKDAARFQARSAFTGTGFTTNESEHVVNHPVRRKILMILIFLGSAGVISTISSLILSFISLERIGYISIEIVVLMVGLIALLLLVQSKWIDRKLSYLINRALNRYTTLDVRDYYSLLHLSDNYRVSEIKVEQQDWLADKTLNDLQLHDEGILVLGIKRSNGEYIGAPRGETKIYNDDTVTLYGRAALLESLDDRQKGQSGDKKHAEAVLEQERIWASK from the coding sequence ATGATTGCTATTATTTCACTTCTGGTTATTATTTCTCTTTCCATACTCATTACCCGAATAGCTGCCACAGCATTAATTCAAACAGGACTATCAAAAGATGCTGCTCGATTTCAGGCTCGATCAGCATTTACGGGAACAGGGTTTACAACAAATGAATCAGAGCATGTAGTTAATCATCCCGTCCGCCGTAAAATTTTGATGATATTAATTTTTCTTGGCAGTGCAGGGGTCATCTCAACCATTTCATCGCTCATTCTCAGTTTTATATCCCTCGAGCGGATCGGATATATTTCCATTGAAATAGTGGTTTTGATGGTAGGCCTGATTGCGCTTTTGCTTTTGGTGCAAAGTAAATGGATTGACCGTAAACTCTCTTACCTCATCAACCGTGCACTTAATCGTTATACGACCTTAGACGTCAGGGATTATTATAGTCTCCTTCATCTTTCAGACAATTATCGGGTTTCAGAAATAAAAGTGGAACAACAAGATTGGCTGGCTGACAAAACCTTAAATGATTTGCAATTACATGATGAAGGCATATTGGTATTGGGAATAAAACGAAGCAATGGAGAATATATCGGAGCACCACGAGGAGAGACAAAAATTTATAACGATGATACCGTAACACTGTATGGACGGGCTGCACTTCTTGAATCATTGGATGATCGGCAGAAAGGACAGAGTGGAGATAAAAAACATGCTGAGGCAGTCTTAGAACAAGAAAGAATTTGGGCTTCAAAATAA
- a CDS encoding DUF6567 family protein produces the protein MMKSYTLLALLVSVLLFTGCGNAGMFVASNSTEVQLKEGNYTIVAKNVTGTAESAYILGGSYSWGMATNSMGLIPLDGSKTLYKDARENLWTNFEAQNSPAEGRKLALVNIQYDSGTTNFVLYTKAKVTITADVIEFE, from the coding sequence ATGATGAAATCATATACATTATTAGCACTTTTGGTATCTGTATTATTATTCACAGGTTGCGGAAACGCCGGTATGTTTGTAGCCAGCAACAGCACCGAAGTCCAGCTGAAGGAGGGTAACTATACCATTGTAGCCAAGAACGTAACGGGAACGGCTGAGTCGGCATATATTTTGGGTGGAAGTTATTCCTGGGGTATGGCTACAAATTCAATGGGCTTAATTCCCCTGGATGGAAGCAAAACCCTGTACAAGGATGCCCGTGAAAATTTATGGACAAACTTTGAAGCACAGAATTCTCCTGCAGAGGGAAGAAAACTGGCTTTGGTAAATATCCAATACGATTCAGGTACTACTAATTTTGTTCTTTATACCAAAGCGAAGGTTACCATCACAGCTGATGTTATTGAATTCGAATAA
- a CDS encoding glycoside hydrolase family 3 N-terminal domain-containing protein: protein MALKFLTHNSLLLRRIATLFLVLFFIQFQATSFAQTLSEKIGQMIMVGVETSQQHQDSLMYDIEHRNLGGVLLFAYNLRFPSQIRTQNSRFQGAAKTPLFLATDQEGGIVARLDEQNGFERTYSAHELGTEFNSEDSTRNHAALMASWMVNSGFNMNLAPVVDVNVDPNSPAIGGLDRSYSSDENVVYQHASWAIDEFHKQNIATSLKHFPGHGSAVSDSHEGFTDITDTWEDRELDPFRFIVEDGYNDAVMTGHLFNQNWDEEYPASLSKYSITDILRDSLGFDGVVISDELFMGAVQENYGMEEAIIQVVNSDTDILLFNRNLYQDKSLTGYVISLITDKIDEGIISEETINKSYNRIMALKEKRIPTSSEIDYLPSDDDLPRTVEIANYPNPFNPTTTISVSLDQASQIQVQVFNSIGQKVQTLVQSQLSSGIHEFRFDGSNLSSGMYLVVVSTPEIREVHKMMLIK, encoded by the coding sequence TTGGCACTTAAATTTCTCACTCACAATTCGCTGCTTTTGAGACGTATAGCTACTTTATTTCTGGTACTCTTTTTTATTCAATTTCAGGCCACCTCCTTCGCTCAGACTTTATCGGAGAAAATCGGGCAAATGATTATGGTTGGTGTTGAAACCAGCCAGCAACACCAGGACTCTTTGATGTATGATATTGAACACCGAAACCTGGGCGGAGTATTGCTGTTTGCCTACAACCTTCGGTTCCCCAGTCAAATAAGAACTCAGAATTCCCGATTTCAGGGGGCTGCCAAAACGCCTCTTTTCCTGGCAACTGATCAGGAAGGTGGTATTGTAGCCCGCCTTGATGAGCAAAATGGCTTCGAACGCACTTATTCCGCTCACGAACTTGGCACTGAATTCAATTCAGAAGACTCAACCCGAAACCATGCGGCTCTAATGGCCAGCTGGATGGTAAATTCAGGATTCAACATGAATCTGGCTCCCGTGGTTGATGTAAATGTAGACCCCAACAGTCCTGCTATTGGCGGACTCGACCGCAGCTATTCCAGTGATGAAAATGTGGTATATCAGCATGCTTCCTGGGCAATAGATGAGTTTCATAAGCAAAATATTGCCACCTCGCTCAAACATTTTCCAGGTCACGGAAGTGCTGTTTCAGATTCACACGAAGGATTTACCGATATCACCGATACCTGGGAAGACCGTGAACTTGATCCCTTCAGATTCATTGTTGAAGATGGATATAATGATGCCGTGATGACCGGCCACTTATTTAATCAGAACTGGGATGAAGAGTACCCCGCTTCGCTGTCAAAGTACTCTATCACAGATATCTTAAGGGACAGTCTTGGCTTTGACGGAGTCGTAATTTCAGATGAGCTTTTTATGGGAGCCGTTCAGGAAAATTATGGCATGGAAGAAGCTATTATTCAGGTCGTTAACTCTGATACCGACATTCTTTTGTTCAATAGAAATCTATATCAGGATAAATCGCTTACGGGGTATGTTATTTCTCTAATCACAGACAAGATTGACGAAGGCATTATTTCCGAAGAAACCATCAATAAGTCTTACAACCGCATTATGGCGCTGAAAGAGAAGCGCATACCCACAAGTTCAGAAATTGACTACCTGCCTTCTGACGACGACCTCCCCCGCACTGTTGAAATTGCCAACTATCCGAATCCCTTCAACCCTACTACAACGATCTCGGTTTCTCTGGATCAGGCTAGTCAAATACAGGTTCAGGTTTTCAACTCTATAGGCCAAAAAGTGCAGACATTGGTACAATCTCAGCTTTCATCAGGTATTCATGAATTCCGGTTTGATGGAAGCAACCTGAGTTCAGGAATGTATCTGGTTGTAGTGAGTACCCCTGAAATCAGGGAAGTACACAAGATGATGCTCATTAAATAG
- a CDS encoding DUF1772 domain-containing protein, with protein MDIFQITLITATFLCSVVGGFLMAFSIVVMPGIKNLNDGEFIRAFQAIDRVIQNGQVIFMIFWVGSIIALIITAILGLGKLDSIGWAFMMLAVGTYLLGVQLPTIRINIPLNNILQELNIDEMDASEQAEARNNFESRWVKWNLIRTAFSNITALLLIILLFLQ; from the coding sequence ATGGATATTTTTCAAATCACTTTAATCACGGCCACATTTTTGTGTTCTGTAGTTGGCGGATTTTTAATGGCCTTTTCCATTGTGGTGATGCCGGGTATTAAAAATCTAAATGACGGAGAGTTTATCCGTGCGTTTCAAGCTATTGACCGCGTGATTCAAAACGGACAAGTCATTTTTATGATCTTCTGGGTGGGTTCCATTATTGCTTTAATTATTACTGCTATTTTAGGATTAGGCAAACTTGACTCCATAGGGTGGGCCTTCATGATGTTAGCTGTAGGCACTTATCTGCTTGGGGTTCAGTTACCTACTATTCGAATAAATATCCCATTGAATAACATTCTTCAAGAATTGAATATAGATGAGATGGATGCTTCGGAACAGGCAGAAGCCCGAAATAATTTTGAGTCAAGATGGGTGAAGTGGAACCTAATCCGAACAGCCTTTTCCAATATCACCGCTTTATTGCTGATTATATTGCTATTCCTTCAATAA
- a CDS encoding Na/Pi cotransporter family protein, which translates to MTYNFFDFLQLIGALGIFIYGMKVFSDGLQKVAGNRLRAILKGMTTTRFRGIFTGFAATTITQSSSTTTVMVVSFVNAGLLTFLESTGVIMGANIGTTVTAWMVSIFGFKMQITPIAVMLIGIFFPFMFFGKERLKDLSEAMIGFGILFIGLDFIKNAVPNIQDNPEMFMFVDQFTEFGFFSILIFVFAGTLLTLVTQSSSASTAITLVMLFQGWIDFPIAAAMVLGENIGTTVTANIAAVVGNVYAKRAARFHFVFNVFGVIWMLILMQPFLMGIDGIMGYFSPEAGSVLNTTDQMGRANATLALSLFHTTFNVLNVLLLISFVPYMVRFIEKYQKEKDSNDSIYRLQYISSGMMSSPELSISQAHKEIELFAKLIEKMHYSLKGLFLNKQGKQDKFLKKIKKREEITDTIELEVAEYLTKISSTNLTENSTRRIRGMHSIINDLERVGDIYYQMSKTFERMLADNITLNEPVMIRIREMMNLIHEAILLVRNNLEEDYGTINLDEAMEIESYINSYRDELLEFHYSQLENSAYSNKVGFVFLDFVNRMEKIGDHIFNVNEALAGVKVKAAYERVVEERG; encoded by the coding sequence ATGACCTATAATTTCTTCGACTTTCTTCAATTAATTGGTGCGCTTGGGATTTTTATATATGGGATGAAGGTGTTCAGTGACGGACTTCAAAAAGTTGCTGGAAATCGCCTGCGTGCAATCCTCAAAGGCATGACCACCACACGTTTTCGTGGTATATTTACCGGGTTTGCAGCAACAACCATTACACAATCTTCAAGTACTACTACGGTGATGGTTGTCAGTTTTGTAAATGCTGGTTTGTTAACCTTTCTGGAATCTACTGGTGTTATAATGGGGGCCAACATCGGTACTACGGTTACCGCTTGGATGGTCTCTATCTTTGGGTTCAAGATGCAAATCACCCCTATTGCAGTCATGCTAATTGGTATTTTCTTTCCTTTTATGTTCTTCGGAAAGGAGCGCCTCAAGGACCTTTCGGAAGCTATGATTGGTTTTGGTATCCTTTTTATTGGCCTCGATTTCATTAAGAATGCAGTCCCTAACATCCAGGATAACCCTGAGATGTTCATGTTTGTTGACCAATTCACTGAATTCGGGTTCTTTTCTATTCTTATTTTTGTTTTTGCAGGTACTTTATTGACTCTTGTCACCCAATCCTCATCGGCTTCTACAGCCATTACCCTGGTTATGTTATTTCAGGGATGGATTGATTTTCCAATTGCAGCCGCTATGGTACTTGGGGAAAATATCGGGACTACCGTTACTGCTAATATCGCTGCAGTTGTTGGGAATGTGTATGCTAAAAGAGCGGCCAGATTTCACTTTGTGTTCAATGTTTTTGGGGTGATCTGGATGCTCATACTTATGCAACCTTTTCTTATGGGGATCGATGGTATAATGGGCTATTTCTCACCTGAAGCCGGGTCGGTTTTAAATACAACCGACCAAATGGGAAGGGCAAATGCAACACTGGCACTTTCTCTCTTCCACACTACCTTTAACGTTCTGAATGTATTATTACTTATTTCTTTCGTGCCTTACATGGTACGCTTCATTGAAAAATACCAGAAAGAAAAAGACAGCAACGACAGTATTTATCGCCTGCAATACATTTCATCAGGAATGATGTCGTCACCCGAATTATCTATCTCCCAGGCTCATAAAGAGATTGAACTCTTTGCCAAGCTGATTGAAAAAATGCATTACAGCTTAAAGGGATTGTTTTTAAACAAGCAGGGAAAGCAGGACAAATTCCTTAAGAAGATCAAGAAACGGGAAGAAATCACCGATACCATCGAACTGGAAGTAGCGGAATACCTCACTAAAATTTCGAGCACTAATCTTACAGAAAACTCAACCCGTCGGATCCGTGGCATGCATAGCATTATTAATGATCTTGAACGCGTTGGCGATATCTATTATCAAATGTCCAAAACGTTTGAAAGAATGCTGGCCGATAACATCACTTTGAATGAACCCGTGATGATCCGTATTCGTGAGATGATGAACCTGATTCATGAAGCTATCCTCTTGGTGCGCAATAACCTTGAAGAAGACTATGGTACCATCAATCTGGATGAAGCCATGGAAATTGAATCCTATATAAACTCCTACAGGGATGAATTACTGGAATTTCACTACAGCCAGCTTGAAAATAGTGCGTACAGCAATAAAGTAGGTTTTGTGTTTCTGGATTTTGTAAACAGAATGGAGAAAATTGGCGACCATATCTTCAATGTAAATGAAGCACTTGCCGGGGTAAAAGTTAAAGCTGCTTACGAAAGGGTTGTGGAAGAACGTGGCTAA
- a CDS encoding PAS domain S-box protein — protein sequence MKEGTYENQKLIDTLEQCISQSNLGVVILDKNFKVISTTDKITEWFGYQLEELQNNAATELAFNTVDEEDLQLALKSIDSLLEGKMKSTCYHFRIIAKDGSVKHTRWYTTLIDDQQGNPLYFISIVENFTGLKELEDSQQRFAEILESTPDFIGLAKADGNVMFVNGVGQSMLGFEQLDVTETRVSCYVPDDTYRHLQDEIFPFASRFGSWTGEFNLQRSDGTPIPVAAVINAHKNSDNETEYYSAVCHNITNYQSIQDSLRVREERLQLAMEGGNIGFWDYYPQDNRVDFDKELMSDALGYLPAELSQNTEKWNKLIHPEDLKPVKDRLKNHIIGNLSHFEAEFRLKRKDGSWCWIQCRAKVVEIDDNESPLRITGIYQDINDRKAYEQQLEQSVMEKQVLLQEVHHRVKNNLAIISGLMQLQDFTKQNEAFSDLLLTCQMRIKTIAMIHEILYQSESLSKIDFNLYVHNLNELIRNTLNPKKGIRLSISCEPFLINVNQAIPCALILNELITNSVKHAFPTDTKGTITINVTMADNIISLEVKDDGIGLPEDFEQIKDHSLGFTIIDVLVKQLKAEYEITSKEGTVTRLSFKREDLSGSASSMMD from the coding sequence ATGAAGGAAGGCACTTACGAAAATCAAAAACTGATAGATACCCTTGAACAATGCATCTCCCAATCTAATTTGGGAGTGGTCATCCTTGATAAAAATTTCAAAGTAATAAGTACTACTGACAAAATAACAGAGTGGTTCGGATATCAGTTGGAGGAACTCCAAAATAATGCCGCTACTGAACTGGCCTTTAATACCGTTGATGAAGAAGACCTGCAACTGGCTCTGAAGTCAATCGACTCACTCCTGGAAGGAAAGATGAAGAGCACATGTTATCATTTCCGGATTATTGCGAAGGATGGTTCGGTCAAACACACACGTTGGTACACCACACTTATAGATGACCAACAAGGGAATCCTCTTTATTTTATCTCAATAGTCGAAAACTTTACCGGTCTAAAGGAACTTGAAGACAGCCAGCAACGATTTGCAGAGATACTGGAATCCACTCCCGATTTTATAGGTCTTGCAAAAGCCGACGGGAATGTAATGTTCGTCAATGGGGTCGGGCAATCCATGTTAGGGTTTGAACAACTGGATGTTACCGAAACCAGAGTCTCCTGTTATGTTCCTGATGATACCTACCGTCACCTGCAGGATGAAATTTTCCCGTTTGCTTCCAGGTTTGGTTCATGGACTGGAGAATTCAATTTGCAGCGTTCCGATGGCACTCCGATTCCGGTTGCTGCGGTCATAAATGCCCACAAAAACAGTGATAATGAAACCGAGTACTACTCAGCTGTTTGCCACAATATTACCAACTATCAATCCATTCAGGATTCCCTGCGGGTTAGGGAAGAACGCCTGCAACTTGCTATGGAGGGTGGCAACATTGGATTCTGGGATTACTATCCGCAGGATAACCGGGTTGATTTTGACAAAGAGTTGATGTCAGATGCTTTGGGGTATCTTCCTGCTGAATTAAGTCAGAATACTGAAAAGTGGAATAAACTCATCCACCCCGAGGATCTGAAGCCTGTTAAAGATCGACTCAAAAACCATATTATTGGAAATCTATCTCATTTTGAGGCTGAATTTCGCTTGAAAAGAAAAGACGGTTCCTGGTGCTGGATACAATGCAGGGCTAAAGTAGTGGAAATCGATGATAATGAGTCTCCGTTGCGGATTACCGGGATATACCAGGACATCAACGACCGAAAGGCTTATGAACAACAACTGGAACAATCGGTCATGGAAAAACAGGTTTTGCTCCAGGAAGTCCACCACCGGGTTAAAAATAACCTGGCTATTATTTCGGGTCTGATGCAGCTGCAGGATTTTACTAAGCAAAATGAAGCTTTTTCGGACCTGTTGCTTACTTGTCAAATGAGGATCAAAACCATTGCTATGATTCACGAGATTCTCTATCAGTCCGAAAGTCTTTCAAAGATCGATTTTAACTTGTATGTCCACAACCTGAATGAGCTTATCAGAAATACCCTCAATCCCAAAAAAGGAATTAGGCTTTCAATTTCATGTGAGCCATTTCTGATCAATGTAAATCAGGCCATACCCTGCGCACTGATATTAAATGAATTGATTACCAACTCTGTTAAACATGCATTCCCGACAGACACGAAAGGTACCATTACCATCAATGTTACCATGGCCGATAATATTATAAGCCTTGAAGTTAAAGATGACGGCATAGGCCTGCCCGAAGATTTTGAGCAAATAAAAGACCACTCTTTGGGATTCACAATCATTGATGTACTTGTAAAACAGTTGAAAGCAGAATATGAAATAACCAGCAAAGAGGGGACGGTTACACGTCTCTCATTCAAGCGAGAAGATTTGTCCGGATCAGCAAGTTCAATGATGGATTGA